Proteins encoded within one genomic window of Oryza glaberrima chromosome 12, OglaRS2, whole genome shotgun sequence:
- the LOC127756264 gene encoding uncharacterized protein LOC127756264, whose translation MPPAVEMTAVAITIPRERRARRRCSGARIGRRRRVLVVVPAEPNHPKSNSCATRIASTSSSKALKNPSQCRNDEGDRRLLPQVQPPTTVVDSLIPARSPDGGCHRCHADFRRRGDILCIIVTIQAYPYLVRDSGQDIPEDVVPSIGMTFESKDAAYSFYNRYARKAENKVEENSDDG comes from the exons ATGCCGCCGGCCGTGGAGATGacggccgtcgccatcaccatt CCACGGGAACGCAGAGCTCGCCGACGATGCTCTGGAGCGCGCATTGGACGCCGTCGTCGGGTTCTCGTCGTCGTTCCGGCCGAACCGAACCACCCCAAGTCGAACTCTTGCGCCACCAGGATAGCCTCGACGTCCTCTTCGAAAGCCCTCAAGAACCCCAGCCAGTGCCGCAACGATGAGGGAGATCGGCGTCTTCTTCCTCAGGTCCAGCCGCCGACCACCGTCGTCGATTCCTTGATCCCGG CCCGGAGTCCGGATGGTGGTTGTCACCGTTGCCATGCCGAtttccgccgccgcggggaTATCCTCTGCATCATCGTCACTATCCAGGCCTACCCGTACCTCGTCCGAGATTCG GGCCAAGATATTCCTGAAGATGTTGTCCCTTCGATTGGCATGACGTTTGAATCGAAAGATGCTGCTTACAGCTTTTACAATAGATATGCACG GAAGGCTGAGAACAAGGTGGAGGAGAACTCAGATGAT GGATGA